GTACATTTTACAGGAAGCTGGCTATGACTTCAGCCACGTGGTGAAATGCAGCATTTTTGTGAAAGACTTGGGCAATTTTGCCGCCATTAATGAAACTTACGGCAGCTATTTCACCAACAATCCGCCTGCGCGTGAGACCGTGGAAGTAAGCCGCTTACCGAAGGATGTGAACGTGGAGATTTCTTGCATTGCGGTGAAGTGGTAATGCGCAAATTAGGAAACGTGAAGATGTGCTGATGCGCTAAACACTTCGCCAAAAATAAACAGAACTCTATCTTTGTCATCCTGAAAGGATCTTGGTAGCAAGCTAGATAGGCATTTAGTTACCGCTGCTTTAGTTCGCTACCGAGATCCTTTCAGGATGACAAAGTGAGGGATTACTTACAAAACGCAGATACTTCCGTTTTGGGGCTCGTTTTCAGAAATGGGCCCGAAAACGGGATTCTTCTTTATTGACTTTAAGTTGTTTTTATTTCCTGCTTTTCCTCTGATTGGCCGTCTTTGTTCGCCTTGGGCTCGTTCTCGGCTTCTTTGTCTTTCACGGCTTCGCTGTTAGGCCCAGGTTCTGCGTTCAGAGGGGCGTGGCCTATCTCCAGTTCTTTGTTCACCACCCGCACGGCGTAGGCCGAAGGGAAAATGTCTTTGCCGTAGCGGCGGGCGTACACCAGCGTGAATTGTGCGCCATAGAAGATAATCTGCGAGGTATAAAACACCCAAGTCAGGAGCACAATGATGGACCCAGCCGCGCCGTAAATTCCCCCAATATCGCTGTTGCCCAGGTAAATGCCAATCAGGGTTTTGCCTAAATTGAAAAGCAAGGCCGTCACCAAAGAACCTACCCACACATCTGACCACCTAATTTTGGCATCGGGCAGAAACTTGAAAATAAGGGCGAACAGGAACGTAACCACCGCTGTAGAAACCACTAGGTTTATCAAAGACATGATTTCGAGTACAGATGGGTCCACGCGGTCAGAGAGGAACGTGGTCACAGCCACCAGCGCGGTATGCACCATCAAACTCACCAGCAGCAGAAACACAATGGCCAGAATCATGGCGAAGGACAGCAGTCGGTCAATCAGCAGTTTTACGTATTCGTTGCGCGGCTTCGGCTTTACGCCCCAGATTTGATTCAGAGATTCCTGCAGAGACACAAACACACCCGTAGCACCCACCAGCAAGACAAAAACCCCAATTAAGGTAGCCAAGTTGAAGTCAGCCGATTTGTTGATGCTCTCCACCATCTGCTGCACATCTAGCGCGCCTTGGTTTCCCAGAACTTCCCGAAGCTCGCTGTAGACTTGCCCGCGCACCGCCTCGCGCCCGAAGAACGCGCCCGCCACGTTAATCATGATAATCAAAATAGGCGGCAGCGCGAAAACCGTGTAATAAGCCAGCGCCGCGCCTTTCTGGAACGAGTTGTTGTCCAGGAAATCAAGCCAGGTTTCTTTGATGACGCACCAGGCATCGGTAATCTTAATCTTCGGCATGTGGGCAGTTTTGACCTAATACGTAATGCGCCTGGCAAGTTGCGGAATAGGTTGGGAAACAGGTCATTTCCGGGGAAACTCTTTCAAATTCATACTTATTTCCTCGGCCCACAGCGGGAACACGCACGTTTGTAAGGTTTTAGGGGCAAAAGCTTTACCATGGCGCGTAAAAACCGTAATTTGCACCTCGTTTACAAACCAGACCTGTTCATGGAGAGAGAAGTTCGCGTTCGTTTTGCCCCCAGCCCAACCGGGCCACTGCACATTGGTGGGGTACGCACCGCTTTATATAATTACCTGTTCGCCAAGAAGATGGGCGGCAAAATGCTGCTGCGCATTGAAGACACAGACCAAACCCGCTTTGTGCCCGGCGCTGAGCAATACATATTTGACAGCCTGGCCTGGTGCGGCATCACGCTAGATGAAAGCCCCGTGCACGGTGGAGCGCACGCGCCGTACCGCCAAAGTGAGCGCAAGCCCATGTACATGGACTACGCCCTGCAACTGGTGAACGCCGGCCACGCCTATTACGCCTTTGACACCGCCGAGGAACTAGACGAAATGCGCGAGCGCCTCAAAGCCGCCAAAGTAGCCACCCCGCAGTACAACGCCATCACCCGCGCCACCATGAAAAACTCGCTCACTTTGCCCGAGGACGAAGTGAAGCGCCGGTTAGAGAGTGGAGACCCGTACGTGATTAGATTGAAAGTGCCGCGCAAAGAGGAAATCAGGCTGAAAGACATGATCAGAGGTTGGGTGATGGTACATTCCTCAGCCATTGATGACAAGGTCTTGATGAAGTCTGACGGCATGCCCACCTACCACCTGGCCAACATTGTGGATGACCATTTAATGGAAATCACGCACGTGATTCGCGGTGAAGAGTGGTTGCCCAGCGCGCCCTTGCACGTGTTGCTGTACCGTTATTTTGGGTGGGAAGATACTATGCCAGAATTCGCGCATTTGCCTTTGCTTTTGAAACCAGACGGCAACGGAAAACTAAGCAAGCGCGACGGCGATAAATTGGGCTTCCCCGTGTTCCCCTTAAACTGGGTGGACCCCGTGACCGGCGAGAAGTCCAGCGGCTACCGCGAGGCTGGTTACTTGCCAGATGGTTTCGTGAATTTCCTGGCGTTCCTGGGCTGGAACCCTGGCACGCAGCAGGAAATTTTCTCCATGGACGAACTGATTGAGGCCTTCAGCATTGAGCGCATCGGTAAATCAGGCACTAGGTTTGACATTCAGAAAGCCCGTTGGTACAATGAACAATACCTGCGCGCCAAGCCTGATGCAGAACTAGCCCAATACTTACTGGAGGCGTTACCAGAAGGAATTGACTGCACCCCAGAGCGCGCCGAGAAAATTGTGGGCCTGATGAAAGAGCGCGTGACCTTTCCGCAGGATTTCTGGAAAGAAGCAGCCTATTTCTTTGAAGCACCAACCCAGTACAATGAGCAAGTGGCAGCCAAGAAATGGTCGGCGGCTGGCGCTAACGCGTTTGCCCAGTTCAGAAATGAATTAGGTTCTCTGGCTGAGTTCAACGCTGATTCTGTGAAAGCCTTGTTGCTGCAGATTCTGGAGCAGAACGGCCTCAAAATTGGCCAAGTAATGCAAGCCCTGCGCATTGCCCTAACCGGCGTAGAAGCGGGCCCAGACTTGATGGCGATTATTGAAATCATCGGCCGTGAAGAAACCGAGCAGCGCATTGACGCCGCCATTGCAAAGTTGAGCCAGTACGCCGCGTAAATCAACCTTTCGCCTTTCGGTGATGTTAAATTTTAAAGCCGTTTTGGGGCTCATTTCTAGAAATGAGCCCCAAAACGGCTTTTTCTTTGGGCTTCTGCTAGCGTAAACTTCCGCTGACTTAAACGTTTCTTGGTAATAGGTTTATCCTTACGGCCGCAATTCCCGTTTGTAGTAAAATTGAAAGGCCAGGCATTGCGCGTGGCCACCAAACCACCTACAACTATGGCAAAGAAAAAAGCAGACAAAGGCAAGAAAGAAGAGAAACCCGAGAAAAAAGCCCGCGTGCACCCAGAACTGGAAGGCTTCGAGATTAAAATTAATCCGCTGGGCGATATTTCCTCCAACTTCAACATAGACCAACTCAACTCGTTCCTGGACCGCAACGTGTCTGACAAAAAACTGGTGGGCGACCAGGGCAAAAAGCGCGAAAAAGAGGAAGAAGAGGAATTCCCGATTGAAGAACACGTGGACGAAGAGGAAAATGAGGAAGATTTTTTCAAGGGAAGCGCTAACTTAGGCGATGAAGACGAAGACGTAACTCCCAAAGATGAGGACGTGCCTTCTACCAAACCCAAGAAAAAATAAAACCTCTTTTTACGCATGAGATCACACGAGATTGATTACCGCATTTTTGGCGCTGACATTCAGGTGCTGGAAGTAGAACTGGACCCGCAGGAAACCGTCATAGCAGAGGCCGGCGCCATGGTGTACATGGAAGACGGCATTCAGTTTGAGGCCAAGATGGGCGACGGCTCCAACCCTAGCCAGGGCTTTTTCGGGAAGCTGGTGTCCATGGGCAGCCGCATGATCACCGGCGAGTCTCTGTTCATGACCCATTTCACGCACCGCGGCTACAGCAAGGCCAAAGTGGCGTTCTCGGCGCCTTACCCCGGCACCATCATGCCCATTAACCTGGCAGAATTCCCGCGCGGATTAATTGTGCAGAAAGACGGTTTTTTGGCGGCAGCGCTAGGCACCAAAATAGCCATGCACTTTAACCGAAAGCTGGGCGCAGGCTTCTTCGGGGGCGAAGGCTTTATCATGCAGCGCCTCACCGGCGATGGCCTGGCGTTTATTCATGCGGGCGGAACGGTGGTGGAGCGGCATCTGCACAATGAAACGCTAAGGGTAGACACCGGCTGCGTGGTGGCCTATGAAGAAGGCATTGACTTTGACATTCAGCAGACCGGCGGCTTAAAGTCCATGGTGTTCGGGGGCGAAGGCTTGTTTCTGGCCACGTTGCGCGGCTCCGGCCGGGTCTGGATTCAGTCCATGCCCATCAAGAAACTGATTCAGGCACTTATGCCGAACGGCGGAAACACCAACAAAGAAGGTGGCTTGCTCAGCTCCATGCTGGAGTAGTTTGCCTGCGCTAAAACAAGAAAGCCTCACGTGAACGTGGGGCTTTCTTGTTTTAGAACCAATCCGTTTTCGGGCTCATTTCTGGAAATGAGCCCGAAAACGGATTCTATCTTATACGCCTTACAACTGATTGACCTCCAGAATCTCCTCCAGATACTCTCTGCTATTGGCCAGGCGGGGGACTTTGTGCTGTCCGCCCAGTTTGCCTTTGTGTTCCAGCCATTTCAGGAAAGCACCGGTGGGGGCCACGGTAATCAAGGGCGCGCGCAGGGCCAGGTCGTGCTGGCGTTTGGCGTCATAGTCTGAGTTCACTTCTCTAAGCGTTTGGTCCAGCACGTGGGTGAACTGCTCCAGATTGCTGGGCTGTTGGGAGAATTCAATAATCCATTGGTGGCCGCCTTTGCTTTTGCCTTCAAAATAGATGGGCGCGGCCGTGAAGTTGGTGATGGTGGCATTGGTGGCGGCGCAGGCTTTGGTGATGGCGGCCTCAGCGTTTTCCACCACCACCTCTTCGCCGAAGGCGTTGATGAAATGCTTGGTTCTGCCCGAGATTTTGATGCGGTACGGGCTCAGCGAGGTGAACTTGACGGTATCGCCAATCTTGTAGCGCCACAGCCCGGCGTTGGT
This region of Rufibacter sp. LB8 genomic DNA includes:
- a CDS encoding RidA family protein; translation: MATNIIESKSAPAPIGPYSQAVQAGNTLYISGQIALDQATGNLVQDNIQTETHQVMKNLQYILQEAGYDFSHVVKCSIFVKDLGNFAAINETYGSYFTNNPPARETVEVSRLPKDVNVEISCIAVKW
- a CDS encoding YihY/virulence factor BrkB family protein is translated as MPKIKITDAWCVIKETWLDFLDNNSFQKGAALAYYTVFALPPILIIMINVAGAFFGREAVRGQVYSELREVLGNQGALDVQQMVESINKSADFNLATLIGVFVLLVGATGVFVSLQESLNQIWGVKPKPRNEYVKLLIDRLLSFAMILAIVFLLLVSLMVHTALVAVTTFLSDRVDPSVLEIMSLINLVVSTAVVTFLFALIFKFLPDAKIRWSDVWVGSLVTALLFNLGKTLIGIYLGNSDIGGIYGAAGSIIVLLTWVFYTSQIIFYGAQFTLVYARRYGKDIFPSAYAVRVVNKELEIGHAPLNAEPGPNSEAVKDKEAENEPKANKDGQSEEKQEIKTT
- the gltX gene encoding glutamate--tRNA ligase, coding for MEREVRVRFAPSPTGPLHIGGVRTALYNYLFAKKMGGKMLLRIEDTDQTRFVPGAEQYIFDSLAWCGITLDESPVHGGAHAPYRQSERKPMYMDYALQLVNAGHAYYAFDTAEELDEMRERLKAAKVATPQYNAITRATMKNSLTLPEDEVKRRLESGDPYVIRLKVPRKEEIRLKDMIRGWVMVHSSAIDDKVLMKSDGMPTYHLANIVDDHLMEITHVIRGEEWLPSAPLHVLLYRYFGWEDTMPEFAHLPLLLKPDGNGKLSKRDGDKLGFPVFPLNWVDPVTGEKSSGYREAGYLPDGFVNFLAFLGWNPGTQQEIFSMDELIEAFSIERIGKSGTRFDIQKARWYNEQYLRAKPDAELAQYLLEALPEGIDCTPERAEKIVGLMKERVTFPQDFWKEAAYFFEAPTQYNEQVAAKKWSAAGANAFAQFRNELGSLAEFNADSVKALLLQILEQNGLKIGQVMQALRIALTGVEAGPDLMAIIEIIGREETEQRIDAAIAKLSQYAA
- a CDS encoding TIGR00266 family protein, which produces MRSHEIDYRIFGADIQVLEVELDPQETVIAEAGAMVYMEDGIQFEAKMGDGSNPSQGFFGKLVSMGSRMITGESLFMTHFTHRGYSKAKVAFSAPYPGTIMPINLAEFPRGLIVQKDGFLAAALGTKIAMHFNRKLGAGFFGGEGFIMQRLTGDGLAFIHAGGTVVERHLHNETLRVDTGCVVAYEEGIDFDIQQTGGLKSMVFGGEGLFLATLRGSGRVWIQSMPIKKLIQALMPNGGNTNKEGGLLSSMLE